The nucleotide sequence GCTTCTACTACGCCTTCCTCAACGACCCCCGGCGGGGACGCACCACCGACTGAGGCCCGGGCGCGGGCCGGGGACCCAGGCGTGTGGGGTGAGGTCCCCATCGCCCCGGGGCGTCGGACCCATATACACCCCAGATTCTCGTAGAACCCGGCAGGCTCATGACAGTCGAGGGTGTGGCCGGGTTCGGATCCGACGGATGGGGGAGTCTCCGGTCGGTGGTTCAGCCGGTGGGGCGGAAGTTGATGGAGGTGGTGTCCATGATCCAGCCGCGGATCGGCTGCTTCTCGGGCGGCGGATGAGTCGGCGGGGGTATCTGGTCGGGGATGTCGCGTTCGATGGGCAGCCCGTGGCGGTTCGTGAACCGCAGCCCGGCCGGGGCACCGGGATCACCGGCGATGGTGAACTCTCCCTGGTGGTGTTCCCGGTGATGCCTGGAACACAACGAGATCAACGTGTCCATGTCCGTGGGACCACCCTCGGACCAGTGATGCAGGTGGTGGTTCTCCAGGAACCCGGCGACGGTGCAGCCCGGGAACCGGCAGCCACCGTCACGATCCTCGATCAACCGCCTGGTCCGCTCCGGCACGATCCGCATACTCCGGCCCACCGAGACCGGCTTCGCATCCCGGGTCCAGACAGGCTTCAGCGTGCCGTCGCAGGTCAGCTTCTTCATCAGCCGTGACGGCAACGAGCCACGTTTGTTGATCCACCCGTTCCCGTCGGCATCCAGATGCACCAGCACCCGGTAATGCTCCCGGCGGGACGCCGGCCGGGCCTGATGCAGGCTGCGCGACGCGCACTCCACCAGCCCGTCCGCCAGCGTCGCGTCCGGGTCCCCAGCGGTGAACAGCGCGTCCTTGGCTTCACGGATGGCCTGCTCCACCAGCGCCCCGTCCAGCGGGTTCGCGTCGAACCGCAACACGAACCGCCCCTCCTGGAGGCTCATCTGCAGTCTGGGTGCGTCGTCGACCGGCGCCACGGGCTCGGGAGGATCCTCGACCGGTCCCGGGGTGCCGGGCTCGAACAGGTACTTCGGCAACACGCGGCGCAACTGCGACACCGTCGCGGCCTCCACGAACTCGGTGACCGATTCGGCATAGGCGGCCGGCACATGGCGGGCGACGACGACCATCTGATCCAGACTCACGGTCCCCCGCGCGAGGCGGGCCTCCAACTCGGGGAAGTCGCCCTTCCGGCGAGCGACGGCCACGATGTCGGCGGCGCGGGAGGGGGAGACGGCTGTCATCAGTTGCAGCCAGTGCTCAGGGGACTTGATCCCGCCGCCGGACCAGCAGTTGGTTTCCAGCACCTCGACCATCAGATCCACCAGATCGGCGTTGAGTTGGGCGGCCTGGCCCGCGATGACGCCCGCGCGGCGGGAGGCGACCTCCCATGCGTCCGCTCCGGCGTCCCTCAACGAATCCATGTCTAATCATACACCCGTACGAATCCAAGGACGAGGGTTCCCACCCCCGAAAACCGTTCAAAGTCCGGCCCGCTTAGCGGCAGGCCGACTCGGCACCAGGTGGTTGGCTCGATCGTGAAGGGTGCCCGGCCGGGTGTCCGGCCGTCGCGGCGGGACGGGTAAGGTGGGGCCGGAGCGCGCATCTCTAGGAGGACTCGTTGTCGGATTCGTTCGTCCACCTGCACTGCCACACCGAGTTCTCCATGCTGGACGGTGCGGCCAGGGTCAAGGACCTCTTCAGCGGAGCCGAGCAGATGAAGATGCCGGCGCTGGCGATCACCGACCACGGCAACCTGTACGGGGCCTACGAGTTCTACAAGGCGTCCAAGGCCTTCGATGTGAAGCCCATCATCGGGCTCGAGGCGTACCTGACGCCCCGCACGCACCGCTCCGAGCGAAAGCGGGTCCAGTTCGGCGACGGCACGGGCGACGACGTCGCCTCCAAGGGCGCCTACACCCACATGACGATGTGGGCGGCCGACAAGGTCGGCATGCACAACCTTTTCAAGCTGTCGACGTACTCGTCCCTGGAGGGCTTCTTCTACAAGCCTCGCGCCGACCGGGAGCTCCTCAACACCTATGGCAAGGGGCTGATCGCCACCACCGGCTGCCCGTCCGGCGAGGTCCAGACGTTCCTCCGGCTCGGCCAGTACGACAACGCCGTGGCCGCCGCCGCCGAGTTCCGCGACATCTTCGGCGAGGGCAACTTCTACGTCGAGCTGATGGACCACGGCCTCGAGATCGAGACCCGGGTGCGTCAGGGCCTGCTGCAGGTCGCCAGGGACCTGAGCCTGCCGCTGGTCGCCACCAACGACCTCCACTACGTGCACGCCGACGACGCCGACTCGCACGACACCCTGCTGTGCGTCTCCGCCGGCTCCCGCAAGGCGCAGGCGGACCGGTTCCGCTTCGACGGCAACGGCTACTACCTCAAGAGCCCCGAGGAGATGCGGCACCTCTTCCGCGAGTTCCCCGAGGCCTGCGACAATACCCTGGCGATCGCCGAGCGCGTCGAGACGAGCTTCGACGAGGGCATCGGCACGTACATGCCGCGCTTCGATGTCCCCGAGGGGGAGACCGAGGAGTCCTGGTTCCGGAAGGAGGTCGACCGGGGACTGCACTTCCGCTACCCGAACGGCATCCCCCGGGAGGTCCTCGACCGTGCCGAGTTCGAGACCGGGATCATCGTCCAGATGGGCTTCTCCGGCTACTTCCTCGTCGTCGCGGACTTCATCAACTGGGCCAAGCACAACGGGGTCCGCGTCGGCCCCGGCCGAGGCTCCGGAGCTGGCTCGATGTGCGCGTACGCCATGCGCATCACCGACCTCGACCCGCTCGAGCACGGCCTGCTCTTCGAGCGCTTCCTCAACCCCGAGCGCGTCTCGATGCCCGACTTCGACATCGACTTCGACGACCGCCGCCGCGGCGAGGTCATCACCTACGTCACCGAGAAGTACGGCAGCGAGTACGTCGCGCAGATCATCACATACGGCTCCATCAAGGCGAAGGCCGCCGTCAAGGACGCCGCCCGCGTGCTCGACATGCCCTTCGCCATCGGTGAGCAGATCACCAAGGCCATGCCCCCGGACGTGATGGGCAAGGGTGTCCCGCTCGGCGACCTCTTCAACGAGGAACACAAGCGCTACGCCGAGGGCGCCGAGTTCCGCGAGCTCTACCAGTCCAACGCCGACGTGCGCACGGTGGTCGACACAGCCCGCGGCATCGAGGGCCTGAAGCGCCAGTGGGGCGTGCACGCCGCCGGCGTCATCATGAGCCGGGCCCCCATCGCCGACGTCGTGCCGCTCATGAAGCGCGAGGCCGACGGCGCGATCATCACGCAGTTCGACTACCCGGGCTGCGAGTCCCTCGGCCTGATCAAGATGGACTTCCTGGGCCTGCGCAACCTCACGGTGCTGGCCGACGCGCTGCACAACATCGAGCTGAACCGTGGCACCGAGGTGGAGCTCGAGAGCCTCGCGCTCGACGACGAGAAGACGTTCACCCTGCTCCAGCGGGGCGACACTCTCGGCGTGTTCCAGCTCGACGGCGGCCCCATGCGGGCGCTGCTGCGCTCGATGCAGCCCGACTGCTTCGACGACATCTCCGCCGTCGGCGCGCTCTACCGGCCGGGCCCGATGGGCGCCGACTCGCACAACAAGTACGCCCGGCGCAAGACGGGGCGCGAGCCCGTGGAGCCGATCCACCCGGAGCTTGCCGAGCCGCTGGAGTCGATCCTGGGCGAGACCTACGGCCTGATCGTGTACCAGGAGCAGGTCATGGCCATCGCACAGAAGCTCGCCGGCTACACGCTCGGCGGCGCGGACATGCTCCGCCGCGCGATGGGCAAGAAGAAGAAGTCCGAGCTGGACAAGCAGTACGAGACCTTCTCGGCCGGCATGATCGAGCGCGGCTACTCCAAGGACGCCATCAAGACGCTGTGGGACATCCTGCTGCCGTTCTCCGACTACGCCTTCAACAAGGCCCACTCGGCCGCCTACGGGCTCGTGTCCTACTGGACGGCCTGGCTCAAGGCCAACTACCCCGTCGAGTACATGGCGGCGCTGCTGCAGTCGGTCCGCGACGACAAGGACAAGTCGGCCCTCTACCTGGCCGAGTGCCGTCACATGGGCATCGAGGTGCTTCCTCCGGACGTGAACTCCTCGGAGGTGGCCTTCACCCCGGTGGGTGAACACATCCGCTTCGGCATGGGTGCGGTGCGCAACGTGGGCGACAAGGTGGTGACGGCCTGGGTCGAGGAGCGCACGAAGCTCGGCCCCGCGAAGGACTTCTACGACTTCCTGGACAAGGCTCCGCTGCTGATGTGCAACAAGCGCGTCGTGGAGTCGCTGGTCAAGGCGGGCGCCTTCGACGAGCTCGGCCACACGCGCCGGTCCCTGATGGGGATCTTCGAGGCAGCGGTGGACTCGATCATCGACCTCAAGAAGAACGCCGAGAACGGCCAGGACGGCTTCGACTTCGGCTTCGACGACGGGGCGGGCGCCGACGAGGCCAGCCCGCTGCACGAGGCCGTCCCGGACGTCGACGAGTGGGACCGCCGCACCAAGCTGGCGTTCGAGCGGGAGATGCTCGGCCTGTACGTCTCCGACCATCCGCTCAACGGGCTCGAACACGTGCTGCAGGCCAACAGCGACCGATCCATCGCCTCCGCCGTCGCCGAGGACGGCTACCGCGGCAACACCAAGCTGTGCGGACTGATCACCTCGGTCAACCGTCGCGTGAACAAGGCCGGCAACATCTGGGCGCAGGTGGTTCTCGAGGATCTCGGCAACTCGATCGAGGTCACGGTGTTCCCACGGGTCTACGACCAGGTCGCGATGCACCTCGCGCCGGACACCATCGTGGCCGTCGACGGCGTCGTCGAGTCCGGCGAGGACAGGGGACGCATGCGAGCGCAGAACGTCATCGCCCCGCATGTCAGCGCTGAGGGCAACGTCGGGCCGCTCGCGTTGACCCTGCCCGCCGTGCGCTGCACGCCGGGCGTGGTCGGCAGGCTCAAGTCGATCCTCGCGCAGTACCCCGGCGCGGCCGAGGTCCACCTCAATCTCCGGACGGGGGAACAGATCAAGACGTTCCGGCTCGGCGACGGCTTCCGCGTCGAGCTCACCTCTGCGCTGTTCGCCGACCTCAAGGCCGTGCTCGGCCCATCGTGTGTCGGCGTCGGGAGGGAGAGCTCGTGACAGGCACAGAGGAGATCGTCACCGCCCCCCGCAACCCCGGGCAGCTGGCGCTCCTGTGGGACCGGACGCTGTGGCGGCTCATCGTCTACATCGCCGGCTCCGTGGTGCTCGGCGCCGCGGCGGGACTCCTGTGGTCCGCCGTGACGCCCCGGGCCAGTTACACCGTGCTGGAGGATCTGTCCGCGTCCATCTCGGAGCGCGGCCAGGCGGAGATCGTCGCGGCGGATGCCACGTTCACGTTCATCACGGCCCTGCTGGGCCTGCTCGTCGGTGTCCTCGGCTGGCTGATGCTGCACCGTCGCGGTTGGTGGGTCATCGTCGCCACCCTCGTTGCGGCCATCGCCGCGTCGGTGATGGCGTGGCGCTTCGGGGTCAGCGTCGGTCCGCACGATTTCGTGGAGCGGCTCGCCTCGGCGGGAGCCGGGGATGTGGTGGAGGTGGACCTGACCCTCCGGTCGATGTCCGCGCTGCTGATCGCCCCGTTCGCTGCGATCATCCCCATCATGCTCCTGTCCGCGTTCTGGCCTGAGGCCGCCGGCGATCAGGACGAGGCGACGGTCGCACTAGACTGACCGCGTGCTGAGAACTCTTGACCTGACAGGCGTCGACGGTGCCTACCGGACCCTCCTGCCGCGCGGTAGTTTCGACGTGGAGGCCGCGGTCGCCGTCGTGCATCCCATCGTCGCGGACGTCGCGGCTCG is from Tessaracoccus palaemonis and encodes:
- a CDS encoding HNH endonuclease signature motif containing protein, translated to MDSLRDAGADAWEVASRRAGVIAGQAAQLNADLVDLMVEVLETNCWSGGGIKSPEHWLQLMTAVSPSRAADIVAVARRKGDFPELEARLARGTVSLDQMVVVARHVPAAYAESVTEFVEAATVSQLRRVLPKYLFEPGTPGPVEDPPEPVAPVDDAPRLQMSLQEGRFVLRFDANPLDGALVEQAIREAKDALFTAGDPDATLADGLVECASRSLHQARPASRREHYRVLVHLDADGNGWINKRGSLPSRLMKKLTCDGTLKPVWTRDAKPVSVGRSMRIVPERTRRLIEDRDGGCRFPGCTVAGFLENHHLHHWSEGGPTDMDTLISLCSRHHREHHQGEFTIAGDPGAPAGLRFTNRHGLPIERDIPDQIPPPTHPPPEKQPIRGWIMDTTSINFRPTG
- the dnaE gene encoding DNA polymerase III subunit alpha — its product is MLDGAARVKDLFSGAEQMKMPALAITDHGNLYGAYEFYKASKAFDVKPIIGLEAYLTPRTHRSERKRVQFGDGTGDDVASKGAYTHMTMWAADKVGMHNLFKLSTYSSLEGFFYKPRADRELLNTYGKGLIATTGCPSGEVQTFLRLGQYDNAVAAAAEFRDIFGEGNFYVELMDHGLEIETRVRQGLLQVARDLSLPLVATNDLHYVHADDADSHDTLLCVSAGSRKAQADRFRFDGNGYYLKSPEEMRHLFREFPEACDNTLAIAERVETSFDEGIGTYMPRFDVPEGETEESWFRKEVDRGLHFRYPNGIPREVLDRAEFETGIIVQMGFSGYFLVVADFINWAKHNGVRVGPGRGSGAGSMCAYAMRITDLDPLEHGLLFERFLNPERVSMPDFDIDFDDRRRGEVITYVTEKYGSEYVAQIITYGSIKAKAAVKDAARVLDMPFAIGEQITKAMPPDVMGKGVPLGDLFNEEHKRYAEGAEFRELYQSNADVRTVVDTARGIEGLKRQWGVHAAGVIMSRAPIADVVPLMKREADGAIITQFDYPGCESLGLIKMDFLGLRNLTVLADALHNIELNRGTEVELESLALDDEKTFTLLQRGDTLGVFQLDGGPMRALLRSMQPDCFDDISAVGALYRPGPMGADSHNKYARRKTGREPVEPIHPELAEPLESILGETYGLIVYQEQVMAIAQKLAGYTLGGADMLRRAMGKKKKSELDKQYETFSAGMIERGYSKDAIKTLWDILLPFSDYAFNKAHSAAYGLVSYWTAWLKANYPVEYMAALLQSVRDDKDKSALYLAECRHMGIEVLPPDVNSSEVAFTPVGEHIRFGMGAVRNVGDKVVTAWVEERTKLGPAKDFYDFLDKAPLLMCNKRVVESLVKAGAFDELGHTRRSLMGIFEAAVDSIIDLKKNAENGQDGFDFGFDDGAGADEASPLHEAVPDVDEWDRRTKLAFEREMLGLYVSDHPLNGLEHVLQANSDRSIASAVAEDGYRGNTKLCGLITSVNRRVNKAGNIWAQVVLEDLGNSIEVTVFPRVYDQVAMHLAPDTIVAVDGVVESGEDRGRMRAQNVIAPHVSAEGNVGPLALTLPAVRCTPGVVGRLKSILAQYPGAAEVHLNLRTGEQIKTFRLGDGFRVELTSALFADLKAVLGPSCVGVGRESS